One Kitasatospora sp. NBC_01287 DNA window includes the following coding sequences:
- a CDS encoding sensor histidine kinase, with protein MTTLDQFPAALGRRFPGAARGLAAVRGWLLGERHPVGVDLGFALAVLALASAAHGRDLRGHPWVWVLEFALILPLTFRRRAPQTVFGLIAAVAFVQWLTYRAMPADIAVLLALYTVAAHCSRRRTLLAYLVAEFGVLLVVSDLHHAIALADPLELWFKATFMLSGATTAAAVIGLNVRGRRAQLRALRARAHELEVQRDQQSALAVAEERSRIAREMHDIVTHNLSVMVALADGAVYANPIAPEKATAAMRQSAETGRQALTDMRRFLGVLRADEPDALRHPQPGLGQLAALAAQVRAAGLPTELRLTGEAAGVSPGAQLTVYRLVQESLTNTLKHAAPGARAQVTVDCAGDAVQVEVRDDGRALRPAATSAGPLGEPGHGLSGMRERVAAYGGALSAGPLARGGWRVAATLDLGPDLQESSR; from the coding sequence ATGACCACGCTCGACCAGTTCCCGGCAGCCCTCGGGCGGCGCTTCCCCGGCGCCGCCCGAGGGCTGGCCGCGGTCCGGGGCTGGCTGCTCGGCGAGCGCCACCCGGTCGGGGTCGACCTCGGCTTCGCGCTGGCGGTGCTGGCGCTGGCCAGCGCGGCGCACGGGCGCGACCTGCGTGGGCACCCGTGGGTCTGGGTGCTGGAGTTCGCGCTGATCCTGCCGCTCACCTTCCGCCGCCGGGCGCCGCAGACGGTCTTCGGGTTGATCGCGGCCGTCGCCTTCGTCCAGTGGCTGACCTACCGGGCGATGCCGGCCGACATCGCGGTGCTGCTCGCGCTCTACACCGTCGCCGCGCACTGCTCCCGCCGGCGCACCCTGCTCGCCTACCTGGTCGCCGAGTTCGGCGTGCTCCTGGTGGTCTCCGACCTGCACCACGCGATCGCCCTGGCCGACCCGCTCGAACTCTGGTTCAAGGCCACCTTCATGCTCTCCGGCGCCACCACGGCCGCCGCGGTGATCGGCCTCAACGTGCGGGGCCGCCGGGCCCAGCTGCGCGCGCTGCGCGCCCGGGCCCACGAGCTGGAGGTCCAGCGCGACCAGCAGTCCGCCCTCGCGGTCGCCGAGGAGCGCTCCCGGATCGCCCGCGAGATGCACGACATCGTCACCCACAACCTCTCGGTGATGGTCGCGCTCGCCGACGGCGCCGTCTACGCCAACCCGATCGCCCCCGAGAAGGCCACCGCCGCGATGCGCCAGTCCGCCGAGACCGGCCGCCAGGCGCTGACCGACATGCGCCGCTTCCTCGGCGTGCTGCGGGCCGACGAGCCCGACGCGCTGCGCCACCCGCAGCCGGGCCTGGGTCAGCTGGCCGCGCTGGCCGCACAGGTCCGCGCCGCCGGGCTGCCCACCGAGCTGCGGCTGACCGGCGAGGCCGCCGGTGTCTCCCCCGGTGCGCAGCTGACCGTCTACCGGCTGGTCCAGGAGTCGCTCACCAACACCCTCAAGCACGCCGCGCCCGGGGCCCGCGCCCAGGTCACCGTGGACTGCGCCGGCGACGCCGTCCAGGTCGAGGTCCGCGACGACGGCCGCGCGCTGCGCCCGGCCGCGACCTCGGCCGGACCGCTCGGCGAGCCGGGCCACGGCCTGTCCGGGATGCGCGAGCGCGTCGCCGCCTACGGGGGCGCGCTGAGCGCCGGACCGCTGGCGCGGGGCGGCTGGCGGGTGGCCGCCACCCTCGACCTCGGCCCCGACCTCCAGGAGAGCTCCCGATGA
- a CDS encoding ATP-binding cassette domain-containing protein, translated as MIEAVGLTKRYGPKTAVQDLSFSVRPGIVTGFLGPNGAGKSTTMRMLLGLDNPSAGHAVINGRRYAQHAAPLREVGAMLEARAIHTGRSAFNHLLALAATHGIPRSRVDEVIDLVGLRQVARKRAGGFSLGMGQRLGIASALLGDPATLILDEPVNGLDPEGILWIRNLLRSLAAEGRTVLVSSHLMSEMALTAEHLIVIGRGQLIADTSVSAFTERASRGGVLVRTPDAARLGELLRELPGVSVAAGADAQVLTVDGTDSEQVGRLAAEHALTLFELTPQKASLEEAFMEMTKDAVEYDAVVAPRTPAEEHAA; from the coding sequence ATGATCGAAGCCGTCGGCCTCACCAAGCGCTACGGCCCCAAGACCGCTGTCCAGGATCTGAGCTTCAGCGTCCGCCCCGGAATCGTGACCGGGTTCCTCGGTCCCAACGGGGCCGGCAAGTCCACCACCATGCGGATGCTGCTCGGGCTGGACAACCCGAGCGCCGGCCACGCCGTGATCAACGGCCGCCGCTACGCCCAGCACGCCGCGCCGCTGCGCGAGGTGGGCGCGATGCTCGAGGCCCGCGCCATCCACACCGGCCGCTCCGCCTTCAACCACCTGCTCGCGCTGGCCGCCACGCACGGCATCCCGCGCTCGCGGGTGGACGAGGTGATCGACCTGGTCGGGCTGCGCCAGGTAGCCAGGAAGCGGGCCGGCGGCTTCTCGCTCGGCATGGGACAGCGCCTGGGCATCGCCTCCGCGCTGCTCGGCGACCCCGCCACGCTGATCCTGGACGAGCCGGTCAACGGCCTCGACCCCGAGGGCATCCTGTGGATCCGCAACCTGCTCAGGTCGCTGGCCGCCGAGGGCCGCACGGTGCTGGTCTCCTCGCACCTGATGAGCGAGATGGCGCTGACCGCCGAGCACCTGATCGTGATCGGCCGCGGCCAGCTGATCGCCGACACCTCGGTGTCCGCCTTCACCGAGCGCGCCTCGCGCGGCGGGGTGCTGGTGCGCACTCCCGACGCCGCACGGCTGGGCGAACTGCTGCGTGAGCTGCCCGGGGTGAGCGTGGCGGCCGGTGCGGACGCCCAGGTGCTGACCGTGGACGGCACCGACAGCGAGCAGGTCGGCAGACTGGCCGCCGAGCACGCCCTGACGCTCTTCGAGCTGACCCCGCAGAAGGCCTCGCTGGAGGAGGCCTTCATGGAAATGACCAAGGACGCCGTCGAGTACGACGCCGTGGTCGCCCCCCGCACGCCGGCCGAGGAGCACGCCGCATGA
- a CDS encoding ABC transporter permease, with amino-acid sequence MSTATATPATPAAPAAAARPPIGGPVTAARVVRSEWIKFRTLRSSYFTLLAAVVFMIGFGLLACYGAIDHLNHPEARDHGFEINAADRSLRGYLAAQLAVGVLGVLVVSGEYSTGMIRASLSAVPRRLPVLWAKAGVFGAVTFVVTLVTAFVAFFGGQAILSGHHVQTTLSAAGVTRTVIGTSLYLTAIGILAVAIGALIRNTAGGIAAVFGLLLVLPTLVEVLPSNWSGHIGPYLPGAAGQAVATLNPDPGTLAPWTGYGVLWIYVAVALVGAAAVLKRRDA; translated from the coding sequence ATGAGCACCGCCACCGCCACCCCCGCCACCCCCGCGGCCCCGGCCGCCGCGGCCCGCCCGCCGATCGGCGGCCCGGTCACCGCGGCGCGGGTGGTCCGCTCCGAGTGGATCAAGTTCCGCACCCTGCGGTCGAGCTACTTCACGCTGCTCGCCGCCGTGGTCTTCATGATCGGCTTCGGCCTGCTCGCCTGCTACGGCGCGATCGACCACCTGAACCACCCGGAGGCTCGCGACCACGGCTTCGAGATCAACGCCGCCGACCGCAGCCTGCGCGGCTACCTGGCGGCCCAGCTGGCCGTCGGCGTGCTGGGCGTGCTGGTGGTCAGCGGCGAGTACAGCACCGGCATGATCCGCGCCTCGCTCTCCGCCGTGCCGCGCCGGCTGCCGGTGCTCTGGGCCAAGGCCGGCGTCTTCGGCGCGGTGACCTTCGTGGTGACCCTGGTCACCGCCTTCGTCGCCTTCTTCGGCGGCCAGGCCATCCTCTCCGGGCACCACGTGCAGACCACGCTCTCGGCCGCCGGGGTGACCCGCACGGTGATCGGGACCTCGCTCTACCTGACCGCGATCGGCATCCTCGCGGTCGCCATCGGCGCGCTGATCCGCAACACCGCCGGCGGCATCGCGGCCGTCTTCGGCCTGCTGCTGGTGCTGCCGACCCTGGTCGAGGTGCTGCCCTCGAACTGGAGCGGCCACATCGGCCCCTACCTGCCCGGCGCGGCCGGCCAGGCCGTGGCCACCCTCAACCCGGACCCGGGCACGCTCGCCCCGTGGACCGGCTACGGCGTGCTGTGGATCTACGTGGCCGTCGCGCTGGTCGGCGCCGCCGCCGTGCTCAAGCGGCGCGACGCGTGA
- a CDS encoding barstar family protein, whose product MDFHLDGTGATDRSGLYTALGTALNGPEGYYGSNLDALADCLRGGFGPVPPFTLVWHDWPTAEHAPDLPPGYAWAVVELLGETGVTVLLR is encoded by the coding sequence ATGGACTTCCACCTGGACGGCACCGGTGCCACCGACCGGTCCGGGCTGTACACGGCGCTCGGCACGGCGCTGAACGGCCCGGAGGGCTACTACGGGAGCAACCTGGACGCGCTGGCCGACTGCCTGCGCGGCGGCTTCGGCCCGGTGCCGCCCTTCACCCTGGTCTGGCACGACTGGCCGACCGCCGAGCACGCGCCGGACCTGCCACCGGGCTACGCCTGGGCGGTGGTCGAGTTGCTCGGTGAGACGGGCGTCACGGTGCTGCTGCGCTGA
- a CDS encoding Lrp/AsnC family transcriptional regulator, translating to MDALDRRLLAELQDDARLSYNELSRRVSLSAPAVAERVRRLEADGVIGGYHAHIDLARAGLPITALVQVQCYGPRCVLRDPSVADWPEVLQLHRVTGGACCVLLVAVPEMARFEELIDRLAAYGQPSSSMVLSSPVPWRPVTPPS from the coding sequence GTGGACGCGCTGGACCGAAGACTGCTCGCCGAACTGCAGGACGACGCGCGGCTCTCCTACAACGAATTGTCCCGCCGGGTCAGCCTCTCCGCCCCGGCTGTGGCCGAACGGGTGCGCCGGCTGGAGGCGGACGGCGTGATCGGCGGCTACCACGCGCACATCGACCTGGCCCGCGCGGGGCTGCCGATCACCGCGCTGGTGCAGGTCCAGTGCTACGGCCCGCGCTGCGTACTGCGCGATCCCTCGGTGGCCGACTGGCCCGAGGTGCTGCAGCTGCACCGGGTGACCGGTGGGGCCTGCTGCGTGCTGCTGGTGGCGGTGCCGGAGATGGCGCGGTTCGAGGAGCTGATCGACCGGCTGGCGGCCTACGGGCAGCCCAGCAGCTCGATGGTGCTCTCCAGCCCGGTGCCCTGGCGCCCCGTCACACCCCCGTCCTGA
- a CDS encoding glycosyl hydrolase family 18 protein, with amino-acid sequence MLIRMLARRAERSPAEPRRRRGLAAVALGAGASLLLGATLSLSAGTAAQAAATNTTGAPATSGGLKVAYFDQWSVYANGYYPKTIQDTGVAGKLDYLIYDFENIDPTSGKCFEATKAASQDDGNPNAGDGAADAFADYEKSYDATTSVSGAADVWNQPIAGNFNQLKELKAKNPNLKILLSIGGWTYSKYFSDVAATDASRKAFASSCIDMFIKGNLPSDAGFGGPGSAAGIFDGFDIDWEYPGGGGHTGNHSAPADKQNYTALLAELRSELDAQGKADGKTYALSAAVGAGQDKIQNYETDKIGQSLTFLDLMSYDMHGAWDAQGPTNHQAALYSDPNDPMTPIAPGTAKYSIDEAVKAWTAGDPSYGIKGGFPANKINLGVPFYYRGWTGVPAGGSNGLFQTATGPATGAADSGNVNGIRMYKELNGVVDNPADTYWDPVAQAAYFYDGTNFWSGEDTKSIQAKADYLHCNGLGGSFAFSLYDLGTQTSLFDTMVSATNGSAASCPAAPPTSASPGASASSSPTGGTGSPSSGPSGSPSNPSSPSSSPSGSPVSSPSGLPTSTASVTPPATCAAPGWSATAVYATAGTQVSWKGHKYTNKWWTTGDDPTLSGAWGVWTDNGPC; translated from the coding sequence ATGTTGATCCGCATGCTCGCCCGGAGAGCCGAGCGCTCACCGGCCGAACCCCGCCGTCGGCGCGGCCTGGCCGCCGTCGCCCTGGGCGCCGGCGCCTCCCTGCTGCTCGGCGCGACCCTCTCGCTGAGCGCCGGCACCGCCGCCCAGGCGGCCGCCACCAACACCACCGGTGCGCCCGCCACCAGCGGCGGCCTCAAGGTGGCCTACTTCGACCAGTGGTCGGTCTACGCCAACGGCTACTACCCGAAGACCATCCAGGACACCGGCGTGGCCGGCAAACTGGACTACCTGATCTACGACTTCGAGAACATCGACCCGACCAGCGGGAAGTGCTTCGAGGCCACCAAGGCGGCCTCCCAGGACGACGGCAACCCGAACGCGGGCGACGGGGCGGCCGACGCCTTCGCCGACTACGAGAAGTCCTACGACGCCACCACCAGTGTCAGCGGCGCCGCCGACGTCTGGAACCAGCCGATCGCGGGCAACTTCAACCAGCTCAAGGAGCTGAAGGCGAAGAACCCGAACCTCAAGATCCTGCTGTCGATCGGCGGTTGGACCTACTCCAAGTACTTCTCCGACGTGGCGGCCACCGACGCCTCGCGCAAGGCCTTCGCCTCCTCCTGCATCGACATGTTCATCAAGGGCAACCTGCCCAGTGACGCCGGCTTCGGCGGCCCCGGCTCGGCGGCCGGCATCTTCGACGGCTTCGACATCGACTGGGAGTACCCGGGCGGCGGGGGCCACACCGGCAACCACTCCGCCCCGGCCGACAAGCAGAACTACACCGCGCTGCTGGCCGAGCTCCGCTCCGAGCTGGACGCGCAGGGCAAGGCCGACGGGAAGACCTACGCGCTGAGCGCGGCGGTCGGCGCGGGCCAGGACAAGATCCAGAACTACGAGACCGACAAGATCGGCCAGTCCCTGACCTTCCTGGACCTGATGAGCTACGACATGCACGGCGCCTGGGACGCGCAGGGCCCGACCAACCACCAGGCCGCGCTCTACTCGGACCCGAACGACCCGATGACCCCGATCGCGCCCGGCACCGCCAAGTACTCGATCGACGAGGCGGTCAAGGCCTGGACGGCCGGTGATCCGAGCTACGGGATCAAGGGCGGCTTCCCGGCCAACAAGATCAACCTGGGTGTCCCGTTCTACTACCGCGGCTGGACCGGCGTGCCGGCCGGCGGCAGCAACGGCCTGTTCCAGACCGCGACCGGCCCGGCGACCGGCGCGGCGGACTCCGGCAACGTCAACGGCATCCGGATGTACAAGGAGCTGAACGGCGTCGTCGACAACCCGGCGGACACCTACTGGGACCCGGTCGCGCAGGCCGCGTACTTCTACGACGGCACCAACTTCTGGTCCGGCGAGGACACCAAGTCGATCCAGGCCAAGGCCGACTACCTGCACTGCAACGGCCTGGGCGGCTCGTTCGCCTTCTCGCTCTACGACCTGGGCACCCAGACCTCGCTCTTCGACACCATGGTGAGCGCCACCAACGGCTCCGCGGCCAGCTGCCCGGCGGCCCCGCCGACCTCGGCGAGCCCCGGCGCGTCGGCGTCCAGCAGCCCGACCGGCGGCACCGGCAGCCCGTCGAGCGGCCCCTCCGGCAGCCCGTCGAACCCGAGCAGCCCGTCGAGCAGCCCCTCCGGCAGCCCGGTCAGCAGCCCGAGCGGTCTGCCCACCAGCACCGCCAGCGTCACCCCGCCCGCCACCTGCGCCGCGCCCGGCTGGTCCGCCACCGCGGTCTACGCCACGGCCGGCACCCAGGTCAGCTGGAAGGGCCACAAGTACACCAACAAGTGGTGGACCACCGGCGACGACCCCACCTTGAGCGGTGCCTGGGGCGTCTGGACCGACAACGGCCCCTGCTGA
- a CDS encoding MarC family protein: MSALNLSSTFITFFAVVGPPKVLLAYAQLSRSRSSAEMHRLVTVSSVLAGLVGVVMAFAADALTNFFHVSDESLQLAGGVIFFIYAVGLVLGLHLGGAGEDDEDALANPLAEGVRELLLPYVASPLAMTAVLVESLTKDGWAWRVTVSGAYLAVVAINLVSVLLLAPLLRRTHQTSLEVLSRLLGLLLAAVGVELFLNGLQGLGVPLPGSGGH, from the coding sequence ATGTCGGCCCTGAATCTGAGCAGCACGTTCATCACCTTCTTCGCCGTGGTCGGTCCGCCCAAGGTGCTGCTGGCCTACGCCCAGCTGAGCCGCTCCCGCAGCAGCGCCGAGATGCACCGGCTGGTCACGGTGAGCTCGGTGCTGGCGGGGCTGGTCGGGGTGGTGATGGCGTTCGCCGCGGACGCGCTGACCAATTTCTTCCACGTCAGCGACGAGTCGCTGCAGCTGGCCGGCGGGGTGATCTTCTTCATCTACGCGGTCGGGCTGGTGCTCGGCCTGCACCTGGGCGGCGCGGGCGAGGACGACGAGGACGCGCTGGCCAACCCGCTGGCCGAGGGGGTGCGCGAGCTGCTGCTGCCGTACGTGGCGAGCCCGCTGGCGATGACGGCGGTGCTGGTCGAGTCGCTGACCAAGGACGGCTGGGCCTGGCGGGTCACCGTCTCCGGCGCCTACCTGGCGGTGGTGGCGATCAACCTCGTCAGCGTGCTGCTGCTGGCCCCGCTGCTGCGGCGCACCCACCAGACCTCCCTGGAGGTGCTCTCGCGGCTGCTCGGGCTGCTGCTCGCGGCGGTGGGCGTGGAGCTGTTCCTGAACGGGCTGCAGGGGCTGGGCGTGCCGCTACCCGGCTCGGGCGGGCACTGA
- a CDS encoding tryptophan 2,3-dioxygenase, whose product MARSTVRTPNLAFDPVREDSVADPLTSGATPYERYARLDVLHTLQQPRSTVDAELSFIVTTQVMELLFDLLRHEWTLAQQALRADDLPGAVAALRRGANAQDVLNSSWDLLATLTPVEFSAFRPMLGEASGFQSSAYLLLEFLLGNKSERLLAMYQGSPETHRELSRALAAPALYDDVLALLARRGLAAAPTPGPERYAPSPAVEAAWHAVYTDPAHAELVVLAETLLDTAERVTRWRQRHYASVKRSMGAKTGSGGSSGLSWLKAAAEQDVFPELWSVRGEL is encoded by the coding sequence ATGGCCCGCTCCACCGTCCGGACGCCGAACCTGGCGTTCGACCCCGTCCGCGAGGACTCCGTCGCCGACCCGCTGACCAGCGGCGCGACGCCCTACGAGCGCTACGCCCGGCTGGACGTGCTGCACACCCTGCAGCAGCCGCGCAGCACGGTCGACGCCGAGCTATCGTTCATCGTCACCACCCAGGTGATGGAGCTGCTCTTCGACCTGCTGCGGCACGAGTGGACGCTGGCCCAGCAGGCGCTGCGGGCCGACGACCTGCCCGGCGCGGTGGCGGCCCTGCGCCGCGGGGCCAACGCGCAGGACGTGCTGAACAGCTCCTGGGACCTGCTCGCCACCCTCACCCCGGTCGAGTTCAGCGCCTTCCGGCCGATGCTCGGCGAGGCCTCCGGGTTCCAGTCCTCGGCCTACCTGCTGCTGGAGTTCCTGCTCGGCAACAAGTCCGAACGGCTGCTGGCCATGTACCAGGGCTCGCCCGAGACGCACCGCGAGCTGTCCCGGGCGCTGGCCGCACCGGCGCTGTACGACGACGTGCTGGCGCTGCTGGCCCGGCGCGGCCTCGCCGCCGCCCCGACCCCCGGCCCCGAGCGCTACGCCCCGAGCCCGGCGGTCGAGGCCGCCTGGCACGCCGTCTACACCGACCCCGCGCACGCCGAACTGGTGGTGCTGGCCGAGACGCTGCTCGACACCGCGGAACGGGTCACCCGCTGGCGGCAGCGCCACTACGCTTCGGTGAAGCGCTCGATGGGCGCCAAGACCGGCAGCGGCGGCTCCAGCGGCCTGAGTTGGCTCAAGGCGGCGGCCGAGCAGGACGTCTTTCCTGAACTGTGGTCCGTGCGAGGAGAGTTGTGA
- a CDS encoding low specificity L-threonine aldolase produces MTDANGTTDATTATDAPDAAATDGAAAFLERRLAAVRACDRVLSGAPLPTMREQLAALRALDGLDERPDLYGDGPLRLLEERVAALLGTEDAVFFPTGTMAQQVALRYGAERSGSSAVALHPLAHLERWERQAYSQLTGLRGLWPTAEPRHFTAAELTDLGEPFGTMTVELPLRDAGFLLPSWAELVELTDAARAAGARVHFDGARLWESTEHLGKGLDEIAALADSVYVSFYKTLGGLSGAALAGDGALAGYARAWRHRHGGNVFQQWPAALAALDGLERVLPRVPQHVRHAQVVAAALAELPGARINPAAPHTHQFRLWLPHPAAALNEAALTLADQERTWFVGGWQDGAPGLAMAEVTVGAAALGWSAAEVAEAGRRFLALLPA; encoded by the coding sequence ATGACCGACGCCAACGGCACGACCGACGCGACCACCGCGACCGACGCCCCTGACGCCGCCGCGACCGACGGTGCCGCGGCCTTCCTCGAACGCCGGCTGGCCGCCGTGCGGGCCTGCGACCGCGTGCTGTCCGGCGCGCCGCTGCCGACCATGCGCGAGCAGCTGGCCGCGCTCCGCGCGCTGGACGGTCTCGACGAGCGTCCCGACCTCTACGGCGACGGTCCCCTCCGCCTGCTGGAGGAGCGGGTCGCGGCCCTGCTCGGCACCGAGGACGCGGTCTTCTTCCCCACCGGCACGATGGCCCAGCAGGTCGCGCTGCGTTACGGCGCCGAGCGCTCCGGCAGCAGCGCGGTGGCGCTGCACCCGCTGGCCCACCTGGAGCGTTGGGAGCGGCAGGCCTACAGCCAGCTGACCGGGCTGCGCGGCCTGTGGCCGACCGCCGAGCCCCGACACTTCACCGCGGCCGAACTCACCGATCTGGGCGAGCCGTTCGGCACCATGACGGTCGAACTCCCGCTGCGCGACGCCGGGTTCCTGTTGCCCAGCTGGGCGGAGCTGGTCGAGCTGACCGACGCGGCGCGGGCCGCGGGCGCCCGGGTGCACTTCGACGGCGCCCGGCTCTGGGAGTCCACGGAGCATCTGGGCAAGGGACTCGACGAGATCGCCGCCCTCGCCGACAGCGTCTACGTCTCGTTCTACAAGACCCTGGGCGGCCTGAGCGGCGCCGCGCTGGCGGGTGACGGCGCGCTGGCCGGCTACGCCCGCGCCTGGCGCCACCGGCACGGCGGCAACGTCTTCCAGCAGTGGCCCGCCGCCCTCGCGGCCCTCGACGGCCTGGAGCGCGTACTGCCGCGGGTCCCCCAGCACGTGCGCCATGCCCAGGTGGTCGCCGCGGCGCTGGCCGAGCTCCCCGGCGCCCGGATCAACCCGGCGGCCCCGCACACCCATCAGTTCCGACTCTGGCTCCCCCACCCCGCGGCGGCCCTCAACGAGGCGGCCCTCACCCTGGCGGACCAGGAGCGGACCTGGTTCGTCGGCGGCTGGCAGGACGGCGCGCCCGGCCTGGCGATGGCCGAGGTCACCGTCGGCGCGGCCGCGCTGGGGTGGAGCGCGGCCGAGGTCGCCGAGGCGGGGCGGCGGTTCCTGGCGCTGCTGCCGGCCTGA
- a CDS encoding response regulator transcription factor — MTIRVLLVDDQPLLRVAFTLVLDSQPDLSVVGEAEDGAEAVRLAAAHAPDVVLMDVRMPGMDGIEATRRIVEESPDTKVLIMTTFDLDEYAFAGLRAGASGFLLKNAQPAELLSAIRSVAAGDAVVAPRITRRLLDTFASQLPADGGSPDRAESAVEALTTRERSVLVQIARGLSNAEVAAELFLAEATVKTHVSRILLKLGLRDRVQAVVFAYENRLVHPT, encoded by the coding sequence ATGACCATCCGCGTCCTGCTGGTGGACGACCAGCCGCTGCTGCGCGTCGCCTTCACGCTGGTGCTCGACTCGCAGCCGGACCTGTCCGTGGTCGGTGAGGCCGAGGACGGCGCCGAAGCGGTGCGCCTGGCGGCGGCGCACGCCCCCGACGTGGTGCTGATGGACGTCCGGATGCCCGGCATGGACGGCATCGAGGCCACCCGCCGGATCGTCGAGGAATCCCCCGACACCAAGGTGCTCATCATGACCACCTTCGACCTCGACGAGTACGCCTTCGCCGGACTGCGGGCGGGCGCCTCCGGCTTCCTGCTGAAGAACGCCCAGCCGGCCGAGCTGCTCAGCGCGATCCGCAGCGTGGCGGCGGGCGACGCGGTGGTGGCACCCCGGATCACCCGGCGGCTGCTGGACACCTTCGCCTCCCAGCTGCCCGCCGACGGCGGCTCCCCGGACCGCGCCGAGAGCGCCGTGGAGGCGCTCACCACCCGTGAGCGCAGCGTGCTGGTGCAGATCGCCCGCGGCCTGTCCAACGCCGAGGTGGCCGCCGAGCTCTTCCTCGCCGAGGCCACCGTGAAGACCCACGTGAGCCGGATCCTGCTCAAGCTCGGTCTGCGCGACCGGGTCCAGGCGGTGGTCTTCGCCTACGAAAACCGCTTGGTCCACCCGACCTGA
- a CDS encoding undecaprenyl-diphosphate phosphatase, with translation MSLTYPESIGVGLLQGVTELFPVSSLGHSILIPALIGGSVQRDLNVTADQSPYLSVLIGLHLATAAALVLFFRKDWVRVLRGLFSSIRERRIETSEQRLAWLLIVGTIPVGLAGLVAEHALRSALGKPVPAAVFLALNGFVLLGAERLRRGGGGRRRAGAQVEHVPGADPAIESDRRLAKLTLRQGTWIGAAQILALLPGISRSGVTMSTGILRGLNHEDAARFSFLLATPVIAAAAVLKVPELLKPENAAIRGPLLVGSLCAFVAGYVSVKFLTKYFENRSLTPFAIYCMVAGVGSAVYLSM, from the coding sequence ATGTCCCTGACCTACCCGGAATCGATCGGCGTGGGCCTGCTGCAAGGCGTCACCGAACTCTTCCCCGTCTCGAGTCTGGGCCACAGCATCCTGATCCCCGCGCTGATCGGCGGCAGCGTCCAGCGGGACCTCAACGTCACGGCCGACCAGTCGCCCTACCTGTCGGTGCTGATCGGTCTGCACCTGGCGACGGCGGCGGCCCTGGTGCTCTTCTTCCGCAAGGACTGGGTCCGGGTGCTCCGCGGCCTCTTCAGCTCCATACGCGAGCGCCGAATAGAGACCTCCGAGCAGCGGCTGGCCTGGCTGCTGATCGTCGGCACCATCCCGGTCGGCCTGGCGGGCCTGGTCGCCGAGCACGCGCTGCGCTCGGCCCTCGGCAAGCCGGTCCCCGCGGCGGTCTTCCTGGCGCTGAACGGCTTCGTGCTGCTGGGCGCCGAGCGGTTGCGGCGCGGTGGCGGCGGGCGGCGCCGGGCGGGGGCGCAGGTCGAGCACGTGCCGGGCGCCGACCCGGCGATCGAGTCGGACCGCCGGCTGGCCAAGCTGACCCTGCGCCAGGGCACCTGGATCGGCGCCGCGCAGATCCTGGCGCTGCTGCCCGGCATCAGCCGCTCCGGCGTCACCATGAGCACCGGCATCCTGCGCGGCCTCAACCACGAGGACGCCGCCCGCTTCTCCTTCCTGCTGGCCACCCCGGTGATCGCCGCGGCCGCGGTGCTCAAGGTGCCCGAGCTGCTCAAGCCGGAGAACGCCGCGATCCGCGGGCCGCTGCTGGTCGGCTCGCTCTGCGCCTTCGTGGCGGGCTACGTCTCGGTGAAGTTCCTGACCAAGTACTTCGAGAACCGCAGCCTGACCCCGTTCGCGATCTACTGCATGGTGGCGGGCGTCGGCAGCGCGGTCTACCTGAGCATGTGA
- a CDS encoding DoxX family protein, with protein MGCVNRTDLGLLALRTAVGGVLVAHGTQKLFGWFGGGGLEGTAAGMEAMGFKPGGQSALAAGLGEAGGGALLIAGLATPVAGPIVAGTMAGASVVHFPHGFFATKGGYEYPALLGVCGLALGLAGPGRLSLDALTGHRLNRPWLGALAFAAAAAGAFSVVCKRERGIQEAAAKAMEGEPE; from the coding sequence ATGGGCTGCGTCAACCGCACGGACCTAGGACTGCTCGCCCTGCGCACCGCCGTGGGCGGGGTGCTCGTCGCCCACGGCACCCAGAAGCTCTTCGGCTGGTTCGGCGGCGGCGGTCTGGAGGGCACCGCCGCCGGGATGGAGGCGATGGGCTTCAAGCCGGGCGGGCAGAGCGCGCTGGCGGCCGGCCTCGGTGAGGCGGGCGGCGGCGCGCTGCTGATCGCCGGGCTGGCCACGCCGGTGGCCGGGCCGATCGTGGCCGGCACCATGGCCGGGGCGAGCGTGGTGCACTTCCCGCACGGCTTCTTCGCCACCAAGGGCGGTTACGAGTACCCGGCGCTGCTCGGCGTCTGCGGCCTGGCGCTCGGCCTGGCGGGCCCCGGCCGGCTCTCGCTGGACGCGCTGACCGGCCACCGCCTCAACCGCCCGTGGCTGGGCGCGCTCGCCTTCGCCGCCGCCGCGGCCGGCGCCTTCTCGGTGGTCTGCAAGCGCGAGCGCGGCATCCAGGAGGCGGCCGCCAAGGCGATGGAGGGGGAGCCCGAGTAG